One genomic window of Pempheris klunzingeri isolate RE-2024b chromosome 12, fPemKlu1.hap1, whole genome shotgun sequence includes the following:
- the LOC139210851 gene encoding uncharacterized protein, producing MFRFSLMVAVSLIVVITAKPYKPWSKHTGETFKDTVLSVDDKGKMSWGVEVEPPEDMDETDYDIDPRMMIWKNMAGGGRDKGPPKAEEDLDELHHPSMADLLRVQIQNLDAHNQEPEEDKDDTDHPVFSQVAAEEPEQDWDEVYHKASEELAGYLAPLLAEYKTGAEVRVAHSEPERDEDDLYHKDLPEPIPYQDDPEAAAPVYVPSQRKYSEPEEDLDDLYHR from the exons ATGTTCAG GTTTTCTCTCATGGTGGCCGTTTCTCTGATTGTTGTCATCACAGCAAAGCCGTATAAACCATGG aGTAAACACACAGGAGAAACCTTCAAGGATACTGTTTT GTCCGTAGATGACAAAGGAAAGATGTCATGGGGAGTGGAGGTGGAGCCTCCAGAGGACATGGATGAGACTGACTACGACATCGACCCTCGCATGATGATTTGGAAGAATATGGCAGGAGGTGGACGGGACAAAGGGCCCCCGAAGGCCGAGGAGGACCTGGATGAGTTGCACCATCCTTCAATGGCTGATCTCCTCAGAGTTCAAATCCAAAACCTGGACGCCCACAATCAGGAACCAGAGGAGGATAAAGATGACACCGACCACCCTGTTTTCAGTCAGGTGGCTGCAGAAGAGCCTGAGCAGGACTGGGATGAAGTCTACCACAAAGCGAGCGAGGAGCTGGCCGGATATCTGGCCCCGCTACTGGCTGAATACAAAACTGGTGCAGAGGTCCGCGTTGCACACTCCGAACCGGAGAGGGATGAGGACGACCTGTACCACAAAGACCTCCCAGAGCCAATCCCTTACCAGGACGaccctgaagctgctgctcctgtttaTGTGCCGTCTCAGAGGAAGTACAGCGAGCCAGAGGAAGATCTGGATGATCTCTACCACCGGTGA